The Ascaphus truei isolate aAscTru1 chromosome 14, aAscTru1.hap1, whole genome shotgun sequence genome segment GGCCGCTGGACATGCACGGAGTTTTACGATAGAGATTCGGACACCACATTGGTAACTAGGACTGGGGACACAATCAGGCACACCAGCACCTTTGAGCAATCTGCGGATAGGGACAGTGGCTTGGGCGCCACGGGGGGCTCAGTGGTGGTGTCTGCGGTGCACACGGGGCATGGTCCTGAATCTGGAGCTGACAGTTCTCTTACTGCTGTGTCACAGTTGCTTCAGATCGAGAAGATGAACCAGCCCTCCCAGCAGCAGCATTTTGTCATTGGGCAGCAGCCCATAGGCGGAGCAGTGTCTCAGGGTGCTGCTCAACCAATGTACCCTGGTGCTGCAGCCATTAGTCCGCAGACGATGGTGCAGCAGAGCCAATCCCATGTAACCGCACAAAATATAGTACATAGTGGACATAATGgcaaaggcacagcacctcagaATGTACCCATAGCTCAACCTACAATGTCTATAACTCAACAGCAAACTAGTGGTTCTGTGACTCAAAATCAACAACCAACTTACTCCCAGGTCCAACCAGGACATATGTCCGCACAGTCATCTGGCCAGGCAGAGTATGTGCAACACATAACAGTTTTACAATCCCAAGGAGCAACTCAAAAAGCCACCGCAACCTCGGTTATTGCAAGTACTGGGGCTCCATCCAGTCTTCCAGGCCAGCAACTGCAAGCAGGTGGAGCACAACTGATGGGTCTGCTCCCCAAAACTAGTGACTCAGTGAGTCAAGGACTCGTACAGAGTGGACAGACATCCCAGAGTAATCCAGTTCATGCACAGCAACCAGGAAGTGTGGCACAGTCAACTATGCCAAATCTTGGAGTTGTGCATCAGAGATCTTTAAGTCAGCACCAAGTGGGTGGGAATAGTCATGTGTCAGGTATTCCTGGTGGATACCATGCTATGGCCCCTGGAGTACAAAATGTGCCTGCTGTAGTACATGGTACGGGAGTTACTGGAGTACCAAGTAGTGTGTGTGCCACTCCTGTTACTATGCCAATCGCCCCTGCTACTTTTGTGCAGTCCCCATTGAGCAGCCATACATCTGTCAGGAGTAATAGCCTAATCACACCTGTTGGGTTTCCAACAATGCAAGGTACTGTAAATGTACATACAAGTCTGCCACAGTCAAACATTAATCAGTTTCAGACTCAGACCCAGCAATTGGTTGGCCAAATTGACGATAGAAGAATGTCGGAACCCCTACCTCAGCCACCAATGTCCCTGATTTCTGAGAAGTCTTTTGTGAAGGTCCCTATCATGGACGCCCTAACAAACCCTCTTCATTTACCTGTATTTGGTTTCCCTATCCCGGTTGATGGTGATGAGGACAGGTATGATTGCTTTCGTGCTCATTTTAAAACTAAAAATGCATTTCTGTACCCAGGAACTTCCATCCAATGTAAATTCAATTGAATGGCACTCAACAGCAGGTTTGTAATGTGTTGAAAAGCAAAGTGATTGACCTTATgcaattggtaataataataataaaaaaaaaacctgcaatgCTAAACTATCCAGATCACGTGTTACATCTCCAGTTCCACGGTTCTAATATAGTGGTCCAAACAAGAGACTTCTATATAATTGACTTGTTATGCTTTTGTGTGAGCTACATTTTAACATTCTTTGGTTATGATTAATTTTAGTTGTACCCTGGGTTTTGACTGATTTTTACAGAAACTAAATGCTGGTAAGCGTCTTCTCATGCTAACAATTTCAATAATGCTTCATATACTTGGATATGTCCTTATTAGCTTAGCTATATTGCACGACACTGATCTTTTATAATACAGTTCTCTGCTTGGCCTAGGCCTGTTTTTGTAACCGTTAATCCACTTGAGGTAAAATGTAGCTTtacttaaattattattttttttacattgcatcagttttttttttgtcctttctGGTGGATCCGTTTGCAATAAAACCCTGCGATAAAAGCATAGTCTGAATTACTTTGGCGCTGTATCATAATGCTTTCCTTTTAAACTCTTTTTTTATGCAGCGCTGGCAGGAGGGAAATGCAAGAAGGGCataggtgctggcagtgggcttTACATTATATTCCCAGTCTCCATGGAGTAAGGTTCATGGCCTGCTATGTAAAACCCCCCAAAATGACTCTCTACACATTACAAAGTGGGTTCTACAGCTGTGTGGGCAGTTAATTTAATATGCCTTGACCCCAATTTTGACCTAAGGTGAAATGCACCTGTACACTCGTGGATGCTGTAATAGGTTGTGAACTTTTAATAGAGCTCATCATAGCTGTACATGTGCTTTTGAGACCTCACGTGTCTTCCTAAAGTGCCTCTACCACTTAAAAAGGTGACGTTGTATTTACACTCTAATTTTTGCTGTTTTCTGACAGCTGATCTAGAACACATCATTAGACGTTTGAAATATGAGATCCTAAATAACTGATGAAAGCAATATGTGTTGCATATTTCatgcatttttgtttttactCTTTGCAGTTGGGCTGTTGAGTGCATCTTCAGAGCTGTCAAACAGCCAACTCACTGACTTGGGAACATATGGTTTTCCAGTCAAATAGACGCACACAGACATGTAACACATTGTCTAATATGTTTAATGTTTGCCTGATAGTTTGACATATtctgttgcatttttattatatatacccCAAATTCTGTGTCTACATGGCACAACAAGGAATGTCACATACTTGGCAATACATGCTGCTTTTTGACAGGTGCTAGCAGCATGCGTAAGAaattctgctgctgctgcagtgtttccaATGTTGCAATGCATTTCCCAGGAATTTTACAATGACAACCACATTCAGAATGCCTAACACAAATAATTATACATTGATATTTCCCGGATGTTGAAAGACTAAAATGTCACTACcatgaaaagagaaaaataattttcatttattaaaatgtatttttgacCTGTCTGTGATGTGCTTTACATAACCTATCGTAGCTTTGCTATTTTAATTCCAATGTTCAGTGCTGAGTTTGGGACAGCACCTATTTTTTTGAGTCGCTGAACACTTCAGGTTTCTAAATATGACTAAACAATATATTTCCATGATGAAATGTAATACTGTTCCAGCTTTGTCTTAAAAGAAAAGTGTTCTGGGAAGacacttcccttttttttttttgttaacacCCCCTTCTAAAAATGGCTGTTACAGGCACTAAATACAACAGTTCGGTTACATTCTTTCTACTGTCTCTAATCGTTAAAatgcttgttaaaaaaaaaatcaagctgGTCTTGTGAAACTATTATGTTAGTTTAGTATAGCATTATTGTGTATAGAAAAGTAAAAGTGCATCTTTACCAGAACATGACCAATGCAAGTCATCCTATCTAACTTTTCTCTTAACTACTCTGAGGGATCTTTTTCCAGGGGTCTATTTTCCAGTCTTGAAGGTATTCAGTTTGTTGTAAGGATGGGTTATCTTTTTAcacttagttttttttttgtgttgaatCACAAAGTGCAGTATATGGTAAGCTTCATGTTTAGAAGAATGAAACACTAGCAGTAATATCTGTAATACTTGGGTACCAAGAAGATGCTGTATGTAGTCGACCTTCCAATATTATaagctttttattttttagaaactCCTAACTGGTGAGGGTAAAATGACACATGAGtactgtatttgctttcctgCCAATAATTTTAAAATGAATTtggttagaatttttttttttacagttcatAAACCGGTCTACTGAGTTCAGAAGAGCTCTTTGGTTTCTTATTGGAATTTGACCTGACTTGATGTGATTAGAAGTATGTAGAAATGCAAAATGACATTTCTATAGTTTCCTATTCACTTTAAATAGCAACTTTTTTTTTGTGTACTTGAGTTGACATATTTATTCACAATGGGATAATGGTTTATGGTTTAATGCAAAATAGAACAATACAGTGAAAATGGCGATCTACACTTTAGAGGCAATCCAAACAGCTTACATGATTTATTTTTCAATTAGTATTTTTGTTTTAACATATGCAGCCTTtcattacctaagctgccgatcgattcgttatCCTGTGATCGATCAACAAAATCCTGCATCcaagggttcattaaatggctgcctttcagtttcaaatcagccttcagtcagtgtaactcagcagctacaatgtattcttattactaagttaacattatctattgttacagtttacagctcaaactgttgggaatattggcaactaatgatcacaaacaggaaaaagtggctaagatcttgcactgcttgggaggtgggctaaaatgTGCTATAGAAATCAAGATACTCAGTATATTAACCAATTTAAAAATGGCATGGagtagaataataataataataataataataaaagtaagAATTATCTAatggtacagaactgattaaaaaaaaacataggatattgcttggattactCCCTTTTTTAACCTTACATTTCTGCATGTACAGGAAGTGGTTTCTATAGTTATGCAGTGGAAGCTACAATTCCTTTTGCAAAGTCAGTATTTCTTTTTTGAAAATTGAAGCGATGGGTGACCTGAAAAGGAGCACCAAACTATTTTTACCTGCATGTCCTGCTACGTTCGTTAAAGTAACATTTTAGGCAACCCTTTGTCCATTGTATATTTCTTCTAGAAAATGTTTACGTATCAAGGATAATTGGCAACACATCCACGAGTTATGttctaaaatatatttacataagTTTGACAATAATTCAACTCTGTTCTTTTGATATACAGCAGGACCCCGGGTATACGGCTGGTTCCGTTACAGAGGCCcgtcgtatagtgaaaatcgcaggaaagcggatccggcaatTTTCATTGGTCTGTGCACGCAACCTGtggtctgcacatgcgcgatttcACATTCAACATGGCGggccccttctcggtgccgccatatcagcggagcgccgagaagcggggccctgctgtacattttttttttcccctctttaaATCAAGATTATCACTAATGTTTCGTAATGTTGCATATTGTATACTTTTGCATTGCTCAATGCTGTTGCTGATGTCTTGGTTCTGATTTTAATAGCGTTGACCacctccttctttttttttttttttttttttttttttttttgtttctgcaGTTTATAAGAGAAACAATTTTAAAAGGTAGCATAGAGTACATCCTGCTGTGGGTTACCTGTACATCTGAATAAGTTCTCTGTTTGGATTAACTCTGCAGTGTATCCACAAAGCTCCAAACAACTGGTATCGGATCTTCATCAGCGTTAACTGCCTTTTCAAGATGACGACTGTCAACGCTGATCTACAATACCTGTTATCGGAGATTAGTGAATCACCACGTTAGGTGTGCGTTTATACGGCACCAATGCCCAATAGTTGAAGGCTCTTGTCAGTGCGAGTCTGGTCTTAACTTGTTTCctaaacatacattttaaatgttgtatttcccccccccccccccccatatattttTTGCAAGCGTTTAGAAGATTCAGTTGCATGCAGGTTATGTTCTAAGAATCATTTTGAATACTATATTCCAATAGTCTTGTTCTGGGCGAATGGAGTGCTTCACTACCAGAGTGGTATTCTTTTACACCTTCTTTAAGGAAGCATATTGGTAGCTCCGCTGATTGGTACTATACATCTCGTTTGCATTGGCCTTGATCTCCTCcaaatgcacttaccagaacatacTCCTACTGTCTCTAAATTCTCCCTGCttaccacttggattgtaagatctttgggcagggactcattttcctattgGTTttcctgaagcacttattcccattgtgttataataatattatgtcacgtgtattactgctgtaaagcgctatgtacctggatggcactacATAAATATACATCCACTGTATATACTACCCTTTAAAGGTGCTTTCGTGTTGATGGTATTCGTTCCTTGGATGAGCCAGTCAGCGTTGGGGTCTGTGTAGGTGTAGAcatttgatttttatttattttatacacacacaccccctataGGTATACATCCCATTTACAGAACTACTGCTCTGTTAATCTGAAAATCCCTCATATTTCTTTCTAAGTGGGAACACTAGAGACATTAGAACTGAGACATTTGGGCAGGTAAAGCTACCCCACAATTCAGGTTACAAGGTGCATGTTTTCAGGGTACGTGACTCAATTTAAAAATAATTCTATGtcacgtgtgtttgtgtgtgtatagcataCATGTCGTTGTTTCTAACCACGACTGCCAGTTTAATTTTGGTTGTGTGGGACTACATCTTTAATAGGTGCACGTCACTTTGTTGGTACCCACTAGACATGAACTAGATGTGTGCAAATTGTATGACCTTTTAATATAATAAACATATCTAGATGTGCATTGACCTCTACCTGGTTTCCAATCTCTTTTTGGTAAAGGAACCCTACAGTATGTGAAATTTCACAGAACCCCGAccctctaaggccgcgcttatagtcccgacatcgcataaaaacaaatgtattgaataagTCACTTGCTCTTATAGTAGGAGCGGTGCGATGGCTTGGTTGCGATCGCAGgatgtaaatttaaaaaaaaaaaaaacccgcaaCCACTGCGTGCTGTCGCCGTAGCAAGGACTGTAAGGGCGGCCTAATGGCATGTCTGAGATTGCATGCATTGTACGGAAccttaaccctctctaatagcgtctgagattgAATACAATTTTTAAATTACCTGATAATTGGGGGTGCCCAGGGAACACTGGGCATAAACTGAGGGGCTGCAGGATTTTGCACGTCTTTTAATACCAAGGACTCGTAACTCATATTAATTTTCACAAATTTTGTTTTAGTTGCTATGTTTTTGTTTCCAGTTAAAGGGTTGTGTTGAAATAGCATGTTTGGTGCATTTGCAGGAGAACATTCcttaaaggatttttttttttttttttaataaccatCTTTGGCACATTTAGAGGCAAAATATTACTGGGTGTTGGAATAAGAACAGAGTACAGATCATTTTCCATAGATAGCTGACCGCTATGAACTGTGCATGCTGTGTTCCAGGAACTCTAATGAATGGTTGTGATTGTGAACTGTCAACTTACATGAGGTTAGACAGCTGAAAACCTGATTGTAAGACCCTTGTTCTGAGCTGCTTGTTGCCTCATTTGGTTAAAGGCTTACTTGTTAATTGAAGCTGATTAAGTGCACCATTGGTAAACATAACCATTGAAATTTTTACCTGTCTcacacatgtgaatgtgctcaagtggtatttttattgctGTAAGTTATTTACAAAAGCCTGTGACCGATTCATGTTAAGTTGCATGGGTAATGGTTACTGCTACCGTGTCTGAATAACTCTTTTAGATGGCAATGAGTTTGCTTTATACTGTTTTCTCCATTTGAATTCTATTACGTCTTGTGGCAGTGGATGAAAATTGGTTATTCTTTTTTGGGTTTGTAACTAATATTGGAGTTCAAAGTTCTGGCAGCCGTATAGAAAAGTAGATTGGTTGCAGTACATTATAGGGGACCAACATTGGGGTTTTTCATAGATTAAACTATAGTGTACAAAGCTTTCAAAATCTCACTGACTGGTCTTTTTTTGTGTACTGCATGCTGTACTTTAAGAAGGAGCCTATAAgtcgaaagctctgtacactagaATTTCATCTATGAAAAGCCTTGTTGACTCTGAGGCACTCCACTTTAAAATAAGTTGCGCACACCTATCGTTCCTCCAGGTAATGTTTAGCAGTGTTGGAACCTGCTTCTGTAGCAAGTGGCTTTGATGTAACATTCACATAAATTACCGACTGCATTAGCATGTGTAGGGATGATGATTAAAGTTTTTTGACCAGGTATGAGAAGATACCGGACGGAAGAAGGGTAACATTAGAAAGCTAGAAAACTACCATCTGCACTGAATCCACCAGGGGTTGCACGTGTTATTTAAAACTGAAGAATAGGTGTGTGCTCTTAATTTTGAATTGTAAATAGTCTTTTTCACagatataaaaatgtaattatacTTGAGAATGGGACAAACTGTCAATGGAATACCTCAAACGTTGGAAGAACTAACCCAGCCTAAAGTGGTGGAGTGTGGCATTTCAAGAGGGTAAAGCCAGGCTACAATTACCTTTTTATTAGGGAGCTAAacattttaaaggtgcaatcccaagCAATAACGGGATCTTACCATAGAGCGTTCCTCATCAGTGTAAACGTGATAtcgccgatttaaaaaaaaaaaaaaaaaaaaaaacgtacacACACTGTCCTGGGGTCCCTGGGTGCCAGATtccatgatgtagtagctacatcttggggcactcaaagggttaaggtgGTTACACAGCAAAACGCAGTGGGGTGTATTAATGTATGATGGCTATTATAAGTTATTCAATGAGATAGATCTATCTAATCTCAAACTGGGTATACTTTATAGAAAAAAATCCTGGTTCCGACCATTCGTCGAAGTGCATTGCACAATAGAGGCTAATGCCAATTATGGACTATGGGtggtatactgtagtgtatggtacagcacccctaATTCACCTTGGAAAACGTGACATTCTTTACCTCTAATTATGCCATTTTGTCTTATGTAACTTTAACACCAACTATTGTAATATGCTAACTGAGAGGGGTTGGCTATTCCTTGAGTCCAGACAGAACATACATCCTTTTCTGTCTTGCATTCAAATACTTTCTTGACAAGTTAACCAATTATCTGAGCAGGCTTTTCATCCCCATTGTACACAGCACTTATCTCCTTAGATCCACCTCCAGAAACCTTCTCATATTCCCAAGGTTCAATAAGGAATCTGGTCGCTCTTCCTTCTCGTACCAATCACCCCATGGCTGGAACAatttaccagtctctctcaaatTCGCTACCTGTCTACATGAAATAGCCGCGGTCTTGAAGGAACTTAAACATGTTTTGTAACTGTAAATTGTAATGTCAACTtcactttgtgcccaggacatacttgaaaacgagtgataactctcaatgtagttTTTTTCTTggtaaaaatatttaataaaatctACATGATGAATAGTCTTTAAACATTATGGTGGCTATCACACTTTGCAATACCTCAAGGGTTGACAGCATGTGGTTATGGTTTGGTCTATAGTAGGCAGCCCAAGTTAATTGGGACTTAATATAATACCAGAATAGCCACTGTTTGTAGTTTGCCATGTGATTTCTTTGCAAACCACTGGACTTGGTGGTGAGGCAGCAAGCTGCCTTTTATAGCATCCATCCCTCTGTGTTGTAACTGTTACGTGGTGCCTCTTATACCTATGAGATCTAATTGTGACTGAAGCAATTACTGCTTATTACATCTTGGTTTTTAACTCAGACTTTCTTAGACTGTTCAGCAAATTGGCCGTGTGCTTATGTTGGTGTCTATTATTTTCCTCCATGCACAatacaggcgtaccccgcattaacgtacgcaatgggaccggagcatgtatgtaaagcgaaaatgtacttaaagtgaagcactcccatttcccacttatcgatgcatgtactgtactgcaatcgatatatacgtgcataactgatgtaaataatgcatttgtaacaggctctatagtctccctgcttgcgcacagcttcggtacaggtaggaagccggtattgctgttcaggacgtgatgacaggcgcatgcgtgagctgccgtttgcctattgggcgatatgtacttactcgcgagtgtacttaaagtgagtgtacttaaagcggggtatgcctgtattagtaATTTTTTTAATACTAATCCACGTATTTGTTGCTGAGATTATTAGAATTTAAATATTAAAAGATATGTCATTTCCAATTAGAGGAGAAAGTTCCCTCTTTCAGTGATGTTGGAAATGAAAGCGTATAGATTTATTCATTTTTCTTTTCTGTGTATGTAGAGATatatctatcacacacacacactgctatgaTGGCACTAATAAAGATTCCATGTATATTGTTAATGCGGCATTTTAACAAGCATCATAACTTTTTGTGCTGTATGTCATGAGTTAATGCAGTGGAACTAGAGATGTATAAATTGGGCATTACAGAATTTTGAATCTTTTAAACAGAAATTCTAGCATCCCTTATAAGTGCCTATTTCTGCTCTATGCCATTTCCATAGGGTATGACTCCACTGCAAGCAGCCCATGAATAGATTGGCAAGAGCAAAAAAATAGCCATTGGCGTATTGACATTAAATTCAATCAAACATTAATAAAATGGGGTATACCAGTGAGCTTCAAAAGGAAACGTGTTTATTGTACTCATGTCTACATGGTTTTATTGTGGTGCTTGCAATTCTTCTTAAAAAGTTATTTTTACCTCCTACTTTTCCATGCACATTTTTTCTAGCATGTTGCTCATGCCCCTGATTTTCTGTTGAACGCAGACCTTTTATGTGAACCAAGTGCTTACATGTTTTTAATTTTGACTttcataaatataaaaaaaggttTGCTATTGTTTTCATTTGAATAGTTTTGTCTTCTAGGATTAGTTGGCGATTTTATCATTTTCCTTTTTGTAGCTGAAATGATTTAAACTTATTTTCTTTGGTTCTTGGGTCTCACAGGAATCCTTCATCTGTTTTCTATGAAGCATTTCATCTGAAGTTTCGTGGGTCAAAGAAACTGTATGATAGGTATGATTATTGAATGACCACATGCAGAGGTTTGCATGACTAGCTTGCAATGAGTTGATTCTTGCATTAACATTGGAATTGTGCTTTTTGAAATTGTACAGCTTTTGCTGGTCCGTGTCCTCATAATTTCGGTTTTTGAAGTAATTCAGCACGAAATCAGATTCTAAACCaaataattatatacagtatatattttcttttaggaGGTTTCTTGCTCCCGTCAATGCTCAAATCCAGTTCTAGTCTTCCACTAAGTGTCTGATTTAATATTACTTTATTTTTCTCTCTGCTCAACGATCTTCAATTTTGCTTAGTTGTGAATAAATATTAGAATTTGTATAGGTTTTTTTCTTCCtgctttttgttttcatttttcaCTAATTGCAACGTGTATAGATGTAGGGCACCTTGGGGATGGCTGGAGGTTTGTGAAATTATTTCAAATGTTGCCTCCACACTTGTCACGCCAAACTTCAGCTTAGGTTGGAAACCAGATCTGGACAAACTAATTTCTCAGTGACTCGACCAGAACGCGTGTTATCCAGATGAACACAGAAGAATTAATTAAAACTTACAGATGCAAAGAAGTTTTACAAAATATTTAGTAGATATCGTCGTGCTTGTGTTCTAATGATGGATTCACCAGCTTTGAAGTTGCACTCAAACCAAGTTGAGGAAGAAAATTGGAAGCTGGACTTAAAGAAAACTTTGGTGTTTCTATTGTCAAAATAAGTTGTTTTACTTTTTATGCAGTGTGAGGTAAgctcttttttaaaaaaaattatttttttttaaccctctGCATTTCAATATTTTTGAGTGGAAAAAATAACATACAAATAAATGACTCCCATAAAAGTGGCCTTGCTAgtcattataaatatatatatttttattttttaggaaaAGATGCAGCTCACAGGGTTTGATTTTCTTTTTGACCCTCTGTTTTCTATAATCCTTCGGTTTGTGTTGCCACAGAATTTCGACTGAAGCAAACAATCTATTTTGAGGATTGTAAAGGAAATATATGCTACCTGTAAGGTGtgggtgttatttttttttttttttaagtcgtaTGGAGTTTTCCCATGGGTCTCAACTAGCAAGCCTAACTTTTGGAAGAATACCATAGATTGAAGTGATCTATCTATTTGGGGCAacgcattatttttatttttctctgaTTTAT includes the following:
- the TSC22D2 gene encoding TSC22 domain family protein 2 isoform X2, whose protein sequence is MSKMPAKKKSCFQITSVTTAQAASSITEDTESLDDPDESRTEDVSSEIFDVSRATDYGPEDAAERSSSEETLNNVGEAETPGAVSPNAPHEGLGGPVIGAHRGSVARSSGQAAATGPSTQPLPAQTPPALPATPTASNVAQATSQATTATCSSRFRVIKLDHGSGEPYRRGRWTCTEFYDRDSDTTLVTRTGDTIRHTSTFEQSADRDSGLGATGGSVVVSAVHTGHGPESGADSSLTAVSQLLQIEKMNQPSQQQHFVIGQQPIGGAVSQGAAQPMYPGAAAISPQTMVQQSQSHVTAQNIVHSGHNGKGTAPQNVPIAQPTMSITQQQTSGSVTQNQQPTYSQVQPGHMSAQSSGQAEYVQHITVLQSQGATQKATATSVIASTGAPSSLPGQQLQAGGAQLMGLLPKTSDSVSQGLVQSGQTSQSNPVHAQQPGSVAQSTMPNLGVVHQRSLSQHQVGGNSHVSGIPGGYHAMAPGVQNVPAVVHGTGVTGVPSSVCATPVTMPIAPATFVQSPLSSHTSVRSNSLITPVGFPTMQGTVNVHTSLPQSNINQFQTQTQQLVGQIDDRRMSEPLPQPPMSLISEKSFVKVPIMDALTNPLHLPVFGFPIPVDGDEDSSSASVVAIDNKIEQAMDLVKSHLMYAVREEVEVLKEQIKELIEKNSTLERENALLKSLSNSDQLSQLPAQPGLSTCQQPPAITAPLPAPQTAHSPQQPNVSSA
- the TSC22D2 gene encoding TSC22 domain family protein 2 isoform X1, encoding MSKMPAKKKSCFQITSVTTAQAASSITEDTESLDDPDESRTEDVSSEIFDVSRATDYGPEDAAERSSSEETLNNVGEAETPGAVSPNAPHEGLGGPVIGAHRGSVARSSGQAAATGPSTQPLPAQTPPALPATPTASNVAQATSQATTATCSSRFRVIKLDHGSGEPYRRGRWTCTEFYDRDSDTTLVTRTGDTIRHTSTFEQSADRDSGLGATGGSVVVSAVHTGHGPESGADSSLTAVSQLLQIEKMNQPSQQQHFVIGQQPIGGAVSQGAAQPMYPGAAAISPQTMVQQSQSHVTAQNIVHSGHNGKGTAPQNVPIAQPTMSITQQQTSGSVTQNQQPTYSQVQPGHMSAQSSGQAEYVQHITVLQSQGATQKATATSVIASTGAPSSLPGQQLQAGGAQLMGLLPKTSDSVSQGLVQSGQTSQSNPVHAQQPGSVAQSTMPNLGVVHQRSLSQHQVGGNSHVSGIPGGYHAMAPGVQNVPAVVHGTGVTGVPSSVCATPVTMPIAPATFVQSPLSSHTSVRSNSLITPVGFPTMQGTVNVHTSLPQSNINQFQTQTQQLVGQIDDRRMSEPLPQPPMSLISEKSFVKVPIMDALTNPLHLPVFGFPIPVDGDEDRNPSSVFYEAFHLKFRGSKKLYDSSSASVVAIDNKIEQAMDLVKSHLMYAVREEVEVLKEQIKELIEKNSTLERENALLKSLSNSDQLSQLPAQPGLSTCQQPPAITAPLPAPQTAHSPQQPNVSSA
- the TSC22D2 gene encoding TSC22 domain family protein 2 isoform X3: MSKMPAKKKSCFQITSVTTAQAASSITEDTESLDDPDESRTEDVSSEIFDVSRATDYGPEDAAERSSSEETLNNVGEAETPGAVSPNAPHEGLGGPVIGAHRGSVARSSGQAAATGPSTQPLPAQTPPALPATPTASNVAQATSQATTATCSSRFRVIKLDHGSGEPYRRGRWTCTEFYDRDSDTTLVTRTGDTIRHTSTFEQSADRDSGLGATGGSVVVSAVHTGHGPESGADSSLTAVSQLLQIEKMNQPSQQQHFVIGQQPIGGAVSQGAAQPMYPGAAAISPQTMVQQSQSHVTAQNIVHSGHNGKGTAPQNVPIAQPTMSITQQQTSGSVTQNQQPTYSQVQPGHMSAQSSGQAEYVQHITVLQSQGATQKATATSVIASTGAPSSLPGQQLQAGGAQLMGLLPKTSDSVSQGLVQSGQTSQSNPVHAQQPGSVAQSTMPNLGVVHQRSLSQHQVGGNSHVSGIPGGYHAMAPGVQNVPAVVHGTGVTGVPSSVCATPVTMPIAPATFVQSPLSSHTSVRSNSLITPVGFPTMQGTVNVHTSLPQSNINQFQTQTQQLVGQIDDRRMSEPLPQPPMSLISEKSFVKVPIMDALTNPLHLPVFGFPIPVDGDEDRNPSSVFYEAFHLKFRGSKKLYDS